The window ATTTATCTCGCAACTTATGCAGAATAGTTCGATGACCACCAATAACGTTATTGTTATGCTGTCTATAGTATATCGTTGGCCGCTCGTCATAATATACTTTTCCAAATGCAGCTACACATAGATAGACCCACCAATCATGCATTTGAAGATTTTTAGGATTAGGCGTTTTTGATATAACTAAGTCTCTCGCTGTCTTATTAATAACCATGGTTGCACCTACAGCTATATTTTGAATTAAGGCATTATAGAAGTGTGGAGGCTTTTGCAGAGGAGCTGGCCATACTTTAATCGGGTTAAGATGTTCATCCGCTAACATTGTGGGTGAGAAACACATCCCTGCCGTATCACATAATTGCAAAACACGTACTGCTCTTTCAATCTTATCATGCATCCAAACATCATCTTGGTCACAGAAGCAAAAATATGACGCATCTAAGTCAACTAAATGTAGCAACTCAATAAAGCTTTGTACAACCCCTATATTACTACCTTTAATGAAGCGAATCTTGTCAGAATACATTTCCGCATATTTTTGAATAATAGGTACTGTGTTATCGCTTGAACCATCATCACGAATAAGGATGACTATATTATAGTAGGTTTGATGTAATATACTTTGTAGTTGTTCTTCAATGTATCTCTCACCATTAAATGTTGACATAAGAACTTGAACTTTATCCATTTGTCACCTACTTTTAAAGAATAGTAGAAGACTACCACTATCAGTTTGAAGAAATCTGCTGTGATGGTTTCTCAATAACATAACCAATGGTTTCCTCAAAAAAACGCCCATTCCATCTCCTTGAAATGGGCGTTGCCTACAGCAAAGTACAAACAACATTACTTCTGGTTAATTACTTTCAATTGAATTGATTAAAACAGAAAGTTCCCTAGTATCGCTGTTAATATTCAAATCAGCCGGAATCATCGTTTTAGCTGCCTTAAGAGTAACTTTAACCAATTTATCGACAGGAACTGTAATAGTAAATTTAAAATTCCCTTCTCTTACTAATTGTCTTTCCATTTCCACTCCATCAATCAGAACCGCAATTTCGTTTGACTCTACATAATTTGTCATGTAGCCATTAATGATAAGTGTACCTGATTGTCCCGTTAATAAATCCACACTCGCTTCTTTTCCCATCCATGTGCCAGTTCCATTTCTCTCTGGAGCATACCACCCCGTTTGATTAGCTCCTGTAGCCAATGTGTTTCCAAGCGTTTTATTAGTTAACTCGTAACTTTCATATTGGCCTGTGATTAATTTGATACTGTTCAGATCAATTGACTCTCCCTTGAGATCAAATATCAGTGTCCCAGGAAGTTTATCATTAGTAAATGCTTCTTCGCTTTTGACGTTAAATTGAAAAATATCGTTCGTAGATAAAGTATGCTGATCATTTAAAGTGATATTTCTCTCTTCACTTCCATTCATTCTCCCCTCAATGATATGTTGTTTCTGTTTACCACTGTAGATCACTAGGGCTTCATTACTTGTAATATCATTAGATTGAGCATTTTCATTTACTTTTCCAAATACGATATATCGTTCAACTCTGGAGTCAAGTTCGATTTCCTTTAAGTAGTATAAAGGAGGAGCATCAATAGTTGAAAAAGGCAACTCTTTTGTGAAGTGAACATTTTTTCCTAATTGTATCTTTGTATATTCATCCCAAAATGAATCGTGGATAGCCAAACTCATCTCCCATTGGAATATTGAAGGAGCATAAATCACCGCACCATCTTCAATATTATGGAATGCATCACTTTTAATAAATGAGTTTATATAGACTAATCTTTGTTCCAAATAATTTTGATGTTTAGTTATTATATTACTTTGAAAATTACTAAAAACGCATGCCAGAGCAATAATACTAGAACCTATAACTAATACAACTCTCTTATTCTTCTGAGAGGGTATTCTATGCAACAACCAAGTAAAAAACAAACAAAACAACAAAATACATGCAAATAATGAGAAGTATGAAGCGTTGACAGTAAGAAACGTACTTGTTTTTACTGCATTTTGATACAAAGGAGTCACTGCCAACAACGTACTCGGTAAAAATACATAAGCGGCAATTATACACATTAATGCAATCATTTTTTTAGAGGATAAACTTTCCTTGGAATCCTTCAACAACTTATAGAACACATAGAAAGATAATAGCCCCAAGATAATATTCTCAAGTGTAAATACCTGAGCAATCATATTTATTAATTTGTTATCGAAATGCTGATTACCATATAAACTAAATAATATATACCGATATTTAGCACTAAGGAATAATGTACCTGGTATAGCACTGAGACTTAAAACTAGGATAGCATATATACAGTCACGTATAGAAAAGCTAGCAATGTCAACAGTTGCACCTTGGTATCCTGCACCAAAAAGACTTCGCCAAATCAGATAAAATATTAAGTAAGCTAAAGTAGAGATGGCAATTGGTAGTACTTTGAAGAAGACCTTTTTCAATTTTTTCTCTTTACTGAGTGCTATTAACAAATATAAAGGAAAGAATATAATAAAGAGTTCGTAAGTAAAGAGACATAAAATGTATCCAATTGTACTAAAAATCACATGCTTAGCTTGTTTTTCCTCAATGTATATATAAAAGCTTCTCAATGATAAGAATAAAATGGTAATACTTAACCCATAAAATGTTGTATATGCATTCGGCATGGTTGGTTCCCAGGAAAAAGTTAAACTTACAAAATAAACAAAGCAAACCAACCCGCTCAGGATATTAGATTTTCTTATTTTGTTACACAGTAATACAAAAGACCAGACATTCGAGAGTAGTATCAATAAACTTAGTACACGAAAAACAAACACATTTTTAATCGAAAACATTATCAAAGCTACTACGTTCCCCAAAAAGTAAGCCCTACCTTGGCCTAGTGCAACATTCGAAATATACTCATAGATCGATCCTATACCTTTCTGGGAACTTATAAGTATTAAAAGCTCATCATTAACATTTATCCATGGTCTCATAAAGTAGCTCATCTTATATCCAATAATCACTAATATAAAAATATATAGTAGTGGTTTTTGCTTTAAATAAGGTATAACGACTGATATTTTATTATTTAGTGCTGTCTTCATCTTTCCCCCCTGAGCGGTAAGTGGTTTAAAGCAGAAGTCTAATAACAAGGAAATTTGCGCTTGAAATACCGTCTTTCTCCCAAGGATTAATGTGGATGATATTTTGTTTTTTTGTAATATAGCATCAGCAACCAAGCAGAATATAATGGTAAACACAAGAAGAAACAGTTCGTAATTGGGGTTTTTTCCAGGGATAAGTTGTTGGACTTGGGAGCGGTCAACGATATTAAGCATATAAAGAAGCCCAAAACAGATTCTAAAAGCCAAAAAGTGAAAGAGAGCAATCGTTAACGTTGTTTCACCCAATTTTGTGAATATTCTTTTTACTATATTTATGTTTATAAGTAGATAACTTATTATAATTGTAACTGCGATTCCATTAAAAGCCGAAATCAGATTAATTATAGGATTCCCAAAACTTCTACTAGGATAGTCTGTACCTCCCCAATTTATATTAGCAAAGTAATATAAGGGGTAAAGAAGTATTACTAATGCAGCTATTAGAATATCACTATTAATTCTCAAGTTTGTCTTGAATTTAGTTTCATTTAAAAGAAACCCGCACATAAAATAAAACTGAGCTATCAACACTAGATCGAACAATGTTCTTTGGAAAACAATACCATGTCTTACATACCAGTATCCAATAATAAAAAGTAGTATTGATGCAACAAATACTGCACTCTTTCTTTTATGAAAAACATCATATAAAGCTTTATGGAGTACTGAGCTCAAGAATAAAACAATAAAAAACCAGGATACTCCCGCTAAATCCGAAGTTATATTTAGAGCAAACAAGTTATAAATACTTCGTGTAAATTCCTCCGTACTCATCGGTTCGCTATAAAGCACCAACCCTAGTCCTAACAAATTCATTACCCATCTAAATAAGAAGAAAAGAATATTAATACAATATATCGGAATAATCAGTCTCAAAAACCTGTCTCTCGTAAAAGAGTAAAAGCCTTGGTTATTTAAATTAGTCGTTAATCCGGAGATAAAAAAAAAGGCAGGCATGTGGAATAAATATACGTATTTAACTAGAAATCCATTCTCATGCCCAATAACTACAAAGAGTATAATCAATCCCTTGAAAATATCTATCCAATCAATTCTTTTATTTACTTCCAAATGAGTACCCACCTATTTAAGCCCCTTCTTAACAATTTGCGCATTTACTTTTTCCGCTAAATTTACAAACTCAAAAAAAATAGAAGTGACTAAATAAAGCTTTCTTTTGAGCAACATTACACTTAACCGCTTAAATATTCTGTGCTTGCGATTATCCATTAACCCATTATCCACAACATATCTGTTTTGAAAAAAATCGCTAAAGCTACTATTAACTTTCCCCATAAATTCTTTCATCATAAAATATCTTCTAAAGAAGCTTTGATTCCTGATTGGATAAAGAGCAACCCCCAGAATTTGATGAATATATAAAGAACCTTTAATCTGTCTTTGGATATGAATCGGCAGTTCAGCAGCACGCTCTATTGCAATATTTGTTGTATCGATAATAACAAAACGTTTATTACTAAATTTCGAGTTTTGTATAGAGCCAGGACGCTGTACGTATTTATACATAGGTTTTTTCACTATTACATAACGATTAGCACGAGCCAGAATTAAAGGAGTAACTGCTACATCTTCATTGTTAAGACCTGTGGGATAGTCCAACCCCTCAAACAAACTTCTATGAATAATCTTATTCCAAGATGCAGCCACCAAAGGAGTGTCCATAATCTGAAAGAAGGCACTCCCTCTATTAGGGTTATAACAACAACTTATTACACTCGATCCGTCTACTTCATACTCGCAATTAATATCACAAACTCCTAACTGTGCACCAGTTTGTTTCATTTCATTTAGGATTTCGTTATACATATCCGGTTCTACGTAGTCATCTGAATCTAAGAATATTATGTATTCTCCTTCAGCATGATTGAGACCATAGTTTTTCGCATCAGACAATCCGCCATTGGTCTTATAAAAATATCGAACTTTATCTGGAAAATCCTCACAATATTTCAGAGCAATTTCTTCAGACTGATCTGGAGAACCATCATTTACAATAAGTATCTCCGAATTTCCAGGGAGTGCAGCCAGTGCGGAATCTAAACATCGTTTAAGATATCTCTCAGTATTATAAACAGGTATAATGACTGAAAGTGTTTTATTATAATCCAAATCTGATTCGCTCCCTTTCTCTTCTTTCAAGCACCTTTTGTTTAACTTCTTCTTTTAATGTGTAATGATTTAATGCATAATCCTGCACTCTGCATATTTCAGCAAACTCCAAATCTTTATGAATACTTAGAGTTACACTTTTCTCTTGCATTCTATGGTAATTTAACGATTCATCCAGATAGGCTACTTTACCCAATTCGAAAATCCTCATATAGGCATACCAATCTCCAGCTAATTTATAACCTTTAGATTCTTCTAGTATCTCATGGTAATCTCCATTTCTAAATACAACACTTGAGGCGTTGGCTATGGTGTTATTAATACATAGGGTAGTGGAAATCTCATCCGTTCCACTC of the Paenibacillus pedocola genome contains:
- a CDS encoding glycosyltransferase family 2 protein — protein: MDKVQVLMSTFNGERYIEEQLQSILHQTYYNIVILIRDDGSSDNTVPIIQKYAEMYSDKIRFIKGSNIGVVQSFIELLHLVDLDASYFCFCDQDDVWMHDKIERAVRVLQLCDTAGMCFSPTMLADEHLNPIKVWPAPLQKPPHFYNALIQNIAVGATMVINKTARDLVISKTPNPKNLQMHDWWVYLCVAAFGKVYYDERPTIYYRQHNNNVIGGHRTILHKLRDKWRSFRKHSGHKLLKKQAMEFYRHYADLLDAEKFDQLELFIQDRKSMKDKFHFLQRSKLYRHSFLENQLFKFLILIDYV
- a CDS encoding acyltransferase family protein — protein: MEVNKRIDWIDIFKGLIILFVVIGHENGFLVKYVYLFHMPAFFFISGLTTNLNNQGFYSFTRDRFLRLIIPIYCINILFFLFRWVMNLLGLGLVLYSEPMSTEEFTRSIYNLFALNITSDLAGVSWFFIVLFLSSVLHKALYDVFHKRKSAVFVASILLFIIGYWYVRHGIVFQRTLFDLVLIAQFYFMCGFLLNETKFKTNLRINSDILIAALVILLYPLYYFANINWGGTDYPSRSFGNPIINLISAFNGIAVTIIISYLLININIVKRIFTKLGETTLTIALFHFLAFRICFGLLYMLNIVDRSQVQQLIPGKNPNYELFLLVFTIIFCLVADAILQKNKISSTLILGRKTVFQAQISLLLDFCFKPLTAQGGKMKTALNNKISVVIPYLKQKPLLYIFILVIIGYKMSYFMRPWINVNDELLILISSQKGIGSIYEYISNVALGQGRAYFLGNVVALIMFSIKNVFVFRVLSLLILLSNVWSFVLLCNKIRKSNILSGLVCFVYFVSLTFSWEPTMPNAYTTFYGLSITILFLSLRSFYIYIEEKQAKHVIFSTIGYILCLFTYELFIIFFPLYLLIALSKEKKLKKVFFKVLPIAISTLAYLIFYLIWRSLFGAGYQGATVDIASFSIRDCIYAILVLSLSAIPGTLFLSAKYRYILFSLYGNQHFDNKLINMIAQVFTLENIILGLLSFYVFYKLLKDSKESLSSKKMIALMCIIAAYVFLPSTLLAVTPLYQNAVKTSTFLTVNASYFSLFACILLFCLFFTWLLHRIPSQKNKRVVLVIGSSIIALACVFSNFQSNIITKHQNYLEQRLVYINSFIKSDAFHNIEDGAVIYAPSIFQWEMSLAIHDSFWDEYTKIQLGKNVHFTKELPFSTIDAPPLYYLKEIELDSRVERYIVFGKVNENAQSNDITSNEALVIYSGKQKQHIIEGRMNGSEERNITLNDQHTLSTNDIFQFNVKSEEAFTNDKLPGTLIFDLKGESIDLNSIKLITGQYESYELTNKTLGNTLATGANQTGWYAPERNGTGTWMGKEASVDLLTGQSGTLIINGYMTNYVESNEIAVLIDGVEMERQLVREGNFKFTITVPVDKLVKVTLKAAKTMIPADLNINSDTRELSVLINSIESN
- a CDS encoding glycosyltransferase family 2 protein; its protein translation is MDYNKTLSVIIPVYNTERYLKRCLDSALAALPGNSEILIVNDGSPDQSEEIALKYCEDFPDKVRYFYKTNGGLSDAKNYGLNHAEGEYIIFLDSDDYVEPDMYNEILNEMKQTGAQLGVCDINCEYEVDGSSVISCCYNPNRGSAFFQIMDTPLVAASWNKIIHRSLFEGLDYPTGLNNEDVAVTPLILARANRYVIVKKPMYKYVQRPGSIQNSKFSNKRFVIIDTTNIAIERAAELPIHIQRQIKGSLYIHQILGVALYPIRNQSFFRRYFMMKEFMGKVNSSFSDFFQNRYVVDNGLMDNRKHRIFKRLSVMLLKRKLYLVTSIFFEFVNLAEKVNAQIVKKGLK